Part of the Arthrobacter sp. MMS18-M83 genome is shown below.
GTCTCCCAGGTCAAGCTGATCGCCGAACCGTGGGACGTGGGCCCAGGCGGCTACCAAGTAGGCAACTTCCCGCCGCAGTGGACGGAATGGAACGGTCAATACCGTGACACCGTCCGCGATTTCTGGCGAGGCGAGCCCTCCACACTGGGCGAGTTTGCCTCACGGCTGACCGGATCGGCGGACCTCTACGAGCACTCCGGCCGCCGCCCGGTGGCTTCCATCAACTTCGTCACGGCCCACGACGGCTTCACCCTGGCCGACCTGGTCTCCTACAACGAGAAGCACAACGAGGCCAACGGCGAAGGCAACAACGACGGTGAATCCCACAACCGCTCCTGGAATTGCGGTGTCGAAGGCCCCACGGAGTCTCCCGTCGTCCTCGGTCTCCGTGCCCGCCAGCAGCGGAACTTCATCGCCTCCATGCTCCTCTCCCAAGGTGTCCCCATGCTGTTGCACGGTGACGAGCTCGGCAGGACACAGCGGGGCAACAACAACGGCTACTGCCAGGACTCAGAGCTGACCTGGATCAATTGGGATAGCGTGGACCAGCCGCTCGTGGAGTTCACGGCAGCCGTCAGCGCACTGCGCGCCAAGCACCCTACGTTCAGGCGCAGCCGATTCTTCGACGGGCGGCCGGTGCTTCGAGGCGAAGGCGAGCGGCTCCCGGACATCGTTTGGCTCGACATCGACGGATCCACCATGACGCCGTCGGACTGGGACAGCGGCTTCGGCCGCTCGGTGGGCGTGTTCCTGAACGGGGATGGTATCCGCGGCAGGGACAACCAGGGGCGGCGGATCACGGACGTCAACTTCCTGCTCTACTTCAACGCCCACGACGACGAAGTGGGCTTCAAAGTGCCCTCTGACGAATACGCTCCAGCCTGGGACATCATCATCGACACCGCCGGTGGCGGTGCGGACACTGAACCCATGCCCGCGGAATCGGTCCTCACTGTGGGGGCAAAGTCGCTCGTGGTCCTGCGAGCCCACAGCATCCCTGACACCGATCCGGACCACTCCGTCGCTGCCTCGCTAGCCGCGTTGTCCCAGACAACAACCTCTGAAACGGCATCCCTGACTGCGCCGGCCACGCTGACGCCAGTCGCGTCGGCGCCGAACAGGGCTCCGCTCCGGTCAGTGCCGGACCCGAAGCCTGACGCTGAAACCAAGGCTGCCGCTGCGCCGAAGAAGCCCAGAAAGCCACGCGCCCCCAAGAATGGGGGATC
Proteins encoded:
- the glgX gene encoding glycogen debranching protein GlgX, whose translation is MDVWPGSAYPLGATFDGTGTNFALFSEKAEKVELCLFDDDGDEMSYTVNEVDGYVWHCYLPQVQPGQKYGYRVHGPYDPAAGQRFNPNKLLLDPYAKAIHRQIDWDPALFSYNMGDPDSRNDKDSAAHMMMGVVINPFFDWAGDQQLRIPYHRSVIYEAHVKGLTQLHPEVPEEQRGTYAGVAHPAVISHLQKLGVTAIELMPVHQFTNDGILQDRGLNNYWGYNTIGFFAPHNSYSSKGDTGQQVQDFKAMVRALHTAGIEVILDVVYNHTAEGNHLGPTLSFKGIDNSAYYRLMEGDLKHYMDYTGTGNSLNVRSPHSLQLLMDSLRYWVTEMHVDGFRFDLASTLAREFYDVDKLSTFFELIQQDPVVSQVKLIAEPWDVGPGGYQVGNFPPQWTEWNGQYRDTVRDFWRGEPSTLGEFASRLTGSADLYEHSGRRPVASINFVTAHDGFTLADLVSYNEKHNEANGEGNNDGESHNRSWNCGVEGPTESPVVLGLRARQQRNFIASMLLSQGVPMLLHGDELGRTQRGNNNGYCQDSELTWINWDSVDQPLVEFTAAVSALRAKHPTFRRSRFFDGRPVLRGEGERLPDIVWLDIDGSTMTPSDWDSGFGRSVGVFLNGDGIRGRDNQGRRITDVNFLLYFNAHDDEVGFKVPSDEYAPAWDIIIDTAGGGADTEPMPAESVLTVGAKSLVVLRAHSIPDTDPDHSVAASLAALSQTTTSETASLTAPATLTPVASAPNRAPLRSVPDPKPDAETKAAAAPKKPRKPRAPKNGGS